GCTGGACTGGCGATCATGGTGGGCGTCCGGCTTCACCAGCCTGGTGACACGAACCAGGTGGCGCTCGGCGAGCCCAGCCAGATCGCTGCCGGCCCCGAGACATCCCAGGCCTCCGAGACGACCGAACCGGCCACCTCCACCAGTGCCGTGCCGGAGAGCTGTCCCTCCGACCCGCAACCGATCGCCAGCCCCGTGCAGATGACGCTGATCGGGCACGGTATGGAACTGCCGATGCTCAGCCTCGGCATGGATGCCTCAGGGGCGGCGCCCGAAGCTCCTCCCGGCAACGAGGGCTACACCGTCGCTTGGTTCAATCAGGGCCCGCTGGTCGGATCGTCCGAGGGCAAGGCAGTGCTCAGCAGCCACACCTTCCAGTACGGCGGTGCGCTGGGCAACCAGCTCAACAACGGCCTGCTGAGTCTCGGCGACATCGTCAAGATCAGCGGGTCGGACGGCTCGGCGGCCTGCTACCGGTACTCCGGCAGCACACATGTCATGGTCGCCGACTACGACCCCACCTCCGACATCCTCTACGACTACTACGGCGACCCGAAATTCGCCCTCATCGTCTGCTCGGACTACACGTCCGGCGGTGACGCGCTGGGCCGCATGATCTACTACGGTGACCTGATCGGCGGCGATGAGGCCGCCCAGGTCGGCGGCGGCAGCTGATTCTGCGCCTCCAGGACTCTTCCGCCCGCCGGGATGCTCCTAGTGTGCGGCGTCCAACCAGGTCGGGCCGTATCCGATCGACACGTCCAGCGGAACCATCAGGTTGGCAGCGCCGGCCATCTGCTCACGTACCAACTCGGTGACCTGTTCGCGTTCGCCCGGACCGACCTCCAGCACCAGTTCATCGTGAATCTGCAGCAACACCCGTGATTTCAGGCCGGACGACGTCAAGGCGGTGTCCAGCCCGATCATGGCGATCTTGATGATGTCGGCCGCCGATCCCTGGATCGGCGCATTGAGCGCCATCCGCTCGGCCATCTCACGACGCTGCCGGTTGGACGAGATCAGATCCGGCAGGTAGCGGCGGCGGCCGGCCAGGGTCTCGGTGAATCCGGTGCGGCGGGCCTGCGCGACGACGTCGTTGAGGTAGTCACGCACCCCTCCGAAGGTGGTGAAGTAGTCGTCCATCAGTTCGCGGGCCTCGGCCACCGAGACCCCCAGCCGGGTGGACAACCCGTAGGCGGACAGCCCGTAGGCGAGTCCGTAGTTCATCTGCTTCACGCTGGCCCGCTGGACGCCGGTGACCTGGTCGGCAGGCACCCCGAAGACCTTCGAGGCCGTGACGGTGTGGAAGTCGACACCACTGCGGAAGGCCTCGATGAGGTCCTCGTCGCCCGAGGCGTCGGCCATCACCCGCATCTCGATCTGCGAGTAGTCGGCGCTCATCAACGCCTCGTAGCCCTCACCGACGCAAAACGCCGAGCGGATTCGGCGCCCGGCCTCGGTGCGGATCGGGATGTTCTGCAGGTTCGGATCAGCGGAACTGAGTCGTCCGGTCGCTGCGATGGTCTGCAGATACGTGGTGTGCACCCGGCCGTCGTCGGCTACCGACTTGCGTAGCCCCTCCACCGCCTGACGCAGCTTGGTGGCATCGCGGTGTGCCAGCAGATGCTCCAGGAAGGGATGCCCCGTGCGGGCGTAGAGGCCCTCGAGCGCCTCCGCGTCGGTGGTGTATCCGGACTTGATCTTCTTGGTCCGCGGCAGGTCGAACTGGTCGAACAAGACGGCCTGCAGCTGCTTCGGCGATCCGAGATTGACCTGCTGGCCTACCAGATCCCAGGCGGCCTGCTCGGCCGAACGCACCCGGGCGTCGAATTCGTGGTACAGCTGGTCGAGCACCTCGCAGTCCAACGCGATGCCGGTGCGTTCCATGCGAGCCAGGATCCGTTGCAGCGGCAGCTCGAGGTCGTTGAGCAGCCGCAACTGACCGAG
The Brooklawnia propionicigenes DNA segment above includes these coding regions:
- a CDS encoding class F sortase; the protein is MPHRNTRIAIVIVVIVLIAGLAIMVGVRLHQPGDTNQVALGEPSQIAAGPETSQASETTEPATSTSAVPESCPSDPQPIASPVQMTLIGHGMELPMLSLGMDASGAAPEAPPGNEGYTVAWFNQGPLVGSSEGKAVLSSHTFQYGGALGNQLNNGLLSLGDIVKISGSDGSAACYRYSGSTHVMVADYDPTSDILYDYYGDPKFALIVCSDYTSGGDALGRMIYYGDLIGGDEAAQVGGGS